The window GTTTTGCATAAGTAAACCAAAGGTCAAAAATTCGTGCGTCCGTTAAACATGCGATATATCCAAGCCCGTGAAGCAGAGGCAGCAAGAGGATCAGCGGTAAAAACGAGTTCAGAGCCAAAAATAAAATTGTGTTGATCAAACCGTTAATCACGAAAAAAGACTGCGTAACTCCTAGGAACATCGTCGGCCTTGTCAGCCCCAGAAAAAGAAGATCAGCCGATTCAGTCTTCATGATTTAGGGCCCACCTGAACCCGCAAACATGTCGACGATCTTGGCGGCTCCAAAGACCACCGCAATTGCGACAACAATCTCTAAAGCCCGCCTCCAAGCGATTCGTCCCAGGAAAGCTGCAAAACCAAACCCTACAACGGCCAAAATGGCGATGTAGCGCGCGGTACTGCCGGTGACATAATCAACAATGGTTTTGAGAGCGCCTTCCCAAGCAGGGGCTGCGAAGGCAAAGCTGGGGACTGAACAGAGAAGAAAAAGCAGAAAAGCGAAATAAATATGATTGTTCTTTTTCTGAATATTCACGCAGGCTCCTGTTTGAAATTTGATTAATGAATTTCAAACAGAATCGCTTAAAGGAGCTTTTTACTCAACGGACAAGGTAGGACTTAAAGGGACTTTTTGGGCCATTTTACCCAATGAACATCGGCATACTGTATAAATAGAGAGGATCTCTACTCATTAGAGATGAGATGGATTCCCATCAGATTCAAGAAAGCGGGAACGATGATGATCTTCAGATTCCATTTCAATACTGAGTCTTCTGTGGAGAGCCCGTGCAATTTTATCCAGCATCGTTAAAGAATGTCCCTCATAATCAGAATCTTCGAGTCTTGAAATAACAGATTGAGTCGTGCCAACACGTTCGGCAAGTTCAGCTTGAGTAATTCCTTCCGCTTCTCTGGATTGACGAATGATGAGGGCGATAGAGAAATTGATTTTCTCCTCTTCATAGAGTTTTTCTAATTCAGGATCTTTGGCGAAATCTCTTTTTAAAATTTCTACAGCACTTTTTATTTTAGCCATAAATTTAATCTCCGATAATATACGTATGGAGTTTCGGATTTTTCGAAAACTCCTTTTTCCTTTTAATTGCCAAATCAATATCTCCAGGAGGAACTTCACGTTCCTTGGTCAAACCTTGCGCTAGAACAACAACTTCACGACCATGAAAAAAATACAAAATCCGATAATTGACTGATTGAACTCTCCACCTGAGTTCATAAATATCATCTCGGAGATAATCAGCCTCTGGTCTTCTCAATTCGTGTCCTAGTTCTGCCAAGCGTTCAATTCGCACTCTAGCTTTAGCGCGAATTTTATTCGGCAGTTCATTAACCCATTTTCTTACAGGAGAAGAGCCATCTTGCTCCTGATAAAATATCACTTCAACGTTCGGCATAATGATTATAGCAATATTGCGATATGCTTGTAAAGTCAAGTTTTAGGGTTTATTTCCTAAGCTTTCTTTAACAATTGCATACTCCTATTGCCTCCTATTTACTGGTTTTTCTCTTGTTGTGCTTTCTGTCCTGAACCCACCCCATCAAATCAGCTTCTAAAATAATAACCTTCCTGCCAAGTCTCGTAACTGGAATGACCCTTAAATATCTTTGGACTGTTTTAGTAGATACTCTCAAAAAAGAGGCAATCTCTTTGTAACCGGATAAAACTCTGTTGTCATGACTCTCCATAGAGTTCACCTTTTGTGCTTATAAGCGGTTGATTTGTTTAAAAAAACAAAGATAGATACGGGGCGATGGATAATGCCTTGGTTTAAGTTCGACCATTGAACTTTTGGGGACGCTCTGGAGCAATGGCTCGCACCCATTGCTCCACCAATCACCAATATCGAGGAGACCATTCAATAGGGTCTCCTCTTTTTTTTGCTCAAAGTTAAAAAGCCCTCCTAAAAAAAGCGAAGAACTGCCTATTTTCCCTGTTTTTCCCACAACTTTACCTTATAATGGGGCGATAATATCTCTAGTGTTTCAAAAACCGTCTTAAAAGGATTTTAGCCATGCCCACTACAATCAACACCAGGCCCCCTTCAACAACGCCAGTTAATAATAATCAGGACTTGTCTATTGATCCGCAAACAGTCGGACCCGGCACAACTCCATCGAATGGAGTGGACCCTTCCTCCCCGGATAGCATAGGAACCGATTTTCAAAGCCGACTCAACGCCATGGGACAAGGGACACAAGGATCTGGCACCTCGGACTCTGAGCTTTTAAGCATCGCTAATGACTTTGCTCCCGATTCTTCTGGTGTCGTCGACTTCAGCAATGATCCGGGCCAAGCCGCCACCACCGACACTCAAACCCAAATCGCTGATCTCAAAAAACAAGTAACGGCTAGTAAGTTACCAGCCACTGAAAAGACCGATCTACTTAATAAACTGCAAAAAGCTAAAGCCTCACTCGATTTGAAACAAAATGATCAGGCAAACACCCTATTGTCTGATGCCACTGATTCTTTTAACAAAATCAAAGATTTGCCAGAAAGTGTTTTTAAGCTCGCAGAAACTACAAAAACTAGCCTTTCCGATTTAGTGGCTAAAGCTGGAGACGCAGGGATAGATTTACAAAACTTGCCTAAAACCCCGGACGATAACGTACTGAGTTTTGTAACCTCTTTAACCAAGGCAGATACAGATATTGATGCTTACAAAGCCAAGCAGGATCTTCGTACCAACAACATGAAGACATTAAAGCAAACCCTGGACCAGCAAACCTCGGATTGGTACAGTAATTCAGAGACGCCACCAAAGCTTGCGGATGCCCAAAAATCAGTCTCTTATTTTAAAAGAGAAGACGATGACTTTAAAGCCATGGATGGAGTAGTTTCGACAATGAGAGATAAAGTTTCTGGTGCCTTGTCTGCATTAGGATATCAGGTAGAAACTCCAAAAGAAGGCCCAAAAAATCAAATTTCTATTGGAGGAAAGCTCCAAGACTTTTTCAATTATAATGATGCCACTTTTAAACTCAGCACAAATCATACGGATCTTACTCAAAACCCTGCTGACTTCTCTGCCATGCCTTGCAATCGCGATATGCAAGGGGGAGGCGTTGGATCTATACTAGGATCCATATTTACCCTCGGTCAAGGCGGTGAAGATGGTTGGACCGATACTAGACATGATCCAGATGGCGTTAAAGTCAGAAACGGAAATTACTTGGATCTTGTCAAAGACTCGCCTGGTTATCCCACAAGTCTACACGGTGATGGGAGTATCAATTATTAATTTTTTCCAGTTCTTTTATTAAAATTAGGTCTGTATTTAAGGGGTGACTTGGGGAAATAAGCACACATTCTCCTTCTCCGCTTTTTTTCTTTGAGAGTCTTATCGCGTCTTGCAAACACCTCACCGTATAACACCTCACATTGTTTTGATTGTTTGATTTAAACAAATTAAAAATTCTAAAGCGGGCTTTGCCAAAAAATATTATTTTTTTCACTTTTTGCTGAACCACTCCCCATAAATCTGTATACCCGTCGCTTATCTCATCTCCTCCCATAATTAATATTAATGGATTCCTAAATGAACTTACTGCCCAAGCGGTCGCTAAAGGATTAGCAGCCTTTAAATCACTGAAAAAAGCCCTTTCCTGCCACACCCCCACTTTCTTCAAGCGATCAGGAAGTGACTCAAAACCCGCTACACATTTTTGGATTAATGGTTGCGATACACGAAAACATTTAACCACTGCAATAGCAGCCATCGCATTCAACTTTTGATGTTCCCCTAACAACTTAAAGTGATCCAGAGAAAATTTTTCTATCACTTCATTCTGAACATAATTAATTTCATGATTAATTTTTCTGAGAAAGATAGGTGGTAAATCTTGGTTTAAAGTATAGGGAATTTTGTTAGACCAGGCTTTATCTACTAAATCTCGTGCTGGCTGGCCTTCGGCATTATAAATTAAAATGTCATTTGAATCCTGATTTCGAAAACTATTTTTTTTCGCCTCAAAATATTCTGAAACCGTAGCATGTCGCTCGAAATGGGCAGGCACCAAGCTGGTCAGTACTGCGACTTTAGGCTTCAGATTAGGTAGCTTCTGAAGCACAGAGCTTTTTAATTCCAAAACTGCCACATCAAAGTTACTTTCATTCCCTTCTATTTTTTCAATAGGCCCAAATTCTGCTCCGGCTAAAAACACTCTTTGCCCTGCTGCTAGCAACATCTCTTCGATCATTTTACAGACTGAGCTCTTGCCATTGGTACCCGTGACTGCAACAATGGGAACAGCTAATTGTGATAAGATCTCATTGAGTGTTTTCATGAATAAACTCCTGCAGCAATTTTCCCTATTAAAAGAAATAAAAGAAACAAAATTCAGCATTCTTTATTTGGCTGAAGATCAAAACTCCAGGAAAGTTCTTATCAAAAAAATCAAAACTCCCTTCGTTTACGATCAGGATGTTTTAGATCTTTTCAAATCCGAATTTGAGACGCTCAGCACCTTAAAGGAATACCCATTTTTTATTCAAGCCTACGAATGGATAGAAAAAGACGAAGATAAATTTTTGGTATTAGAATACATTCAGGGGAGAAGTCTTCGAGAAATATTGGATGAAATAAAACTAAAACAACGAGCCGCTTTTAAAGCAAAACAATTAAAAACACTGCTCCAACAAGTAAGTTCTGCAATTCATGCCCTGCATCACAACTCCTATTTAAACTTAATTCACAGTGATCTGAATCCTGGAAATATTCTTCTTTCAAACAATAACGAAATTAAAATCATCGATTTTTCTCGAGTACAAATGATGCAAAACTTGCACGGAGCTGTCGATGGCACCTTTCATTTTATTCCCATCTACACAGCACCCGAACTGGTAAAACAGGAACAATTTGATTCGCGTGCCGATCTCTTTAGTTTGGGAGTTATTTTTTATGAACTTTTAACAGGCCAACTTCCCTACCCTGCGAGAAATTACACAGAACTTTTAATCGTTTTGGAAACAATTGAAATTACCGAAAAACAACTTCCAAAAAATACCGACCCCGTTTTATCTAAAATCTTGATCGGCTGTCTTCAAAAAGAACCCGACAAACGCTTTCAAGATATTACAGAGATATTAAAGCTATTATAAAAAAGCACATCTCTCTTATTGATTTTCATGAAAATCAATAATACAGTTATAGGATGGAATACCTCAAAAGAACTCTGAATTTAAAAAAACTCCTGCAAAAAAAATCGTTTTTTCTCTTTGGGCCCAGAGCCACAGGAAAAACCACCTTAATAAAAAAAGACCTCCCCGATGCCCGTATTTATAATTTGTTAGACACTCGTCTTTTTTCACGACTATTAAAAGATCCTGGACTTTTGGAAGAAGAAAATCGAAATCAAAACAAACTCATCGTCATCGACGAAATCCAAAAACTTCCTTCTCTTTTGGATGAAGTCCATCGTTTAATTGAAGAACAAAATAAAACCTTTTTACTCACCGGAAGCAGTGCCCGAAAGCTTAAGCGAGGAGCTGCAAATTTATTGGCGGGAAGAGCCTGGCAGGCCGAGCTATTTTCTCTCACCTCTCATGAAATTCCCGATTTTAATCTTTTAAAATATTTAAATTGCGGTGGCTTGCCCAATGTCTATTATTCAAAATATCCTTCAGAAGAATTAGAAAATTATGTTTCCCTCTACATTAAAGAAGAGATTCAATCCGAATCTCTCACTCGCAATCTGCCCGCCTTCGTTTCATTTTTAGATGCCATTGCCTTGTCGAATGGTGAAGAAATCAATTTGGAATCCTTTGGGCGTGACTGCGGCGTGTCCCCAATAACCGTTCGAAATTACATTCAGATTTTAGAAGACACCCTGATTGGATTTTCTCTGCCTGGGTATACAAAAACAAAAAAACGCAAAGCCACTTCACGTATCAAACATTATCTATTTGATACAGGTGTAGTCCATACACTCTGTCGACGAGGTAAAATAGAAAATAAATCGGAGTTGTTTGGTAAAGCTTTTGAACAATTTATTACACAGGAAATAAGGGCCTTTTTGAGTTACAGTCGCCTCAAACTTCCTCTCTGTTATTGGAGATCTCTCTCCCAGTTTGAAGTAGATCTTATTGTAGGAAACGAACTTGCTCTGGAAATCAAATCCAGCGATCAAATTCAGGATAAACATCTCAAAGGCTTAAGGGCTTTAAAAGAAGAAGGTCTCCTTAAAAAATACGCGATTGTTTCTTTGGACTCAGAACCCAGAAAGACTTCGGATGGAATCAGTATTTATCCCTGGGAACATTTTTTAAAATCTCTTTGGAAAGGGGATATTTTCACTTCCTGAATTTAAATCAGAAAATCATTGCATCCCTTACACTTTCAATGTCAGAAAACTTTATGTTCAACACCCAAAATATCATCGACACACTAAAAATCCGGGGCTTCAGCCTGCTCAATATCCCCATGCTTTTTATCGCAAATCCCAGTGTGATAAAACTCAATGATAAAGAATGCGAAGTCTCCATCCCCCTCAATTACCTCACCAAGAACCACGTAGGGAGCATGTACTTTGGCGTGCTGGCCATGGGAGCTGATTTAGGTTGCGGTTTAATGGCCACCGAAGCTATTCGAAAAAGCGGAAAGAATGTGGTTTTGATTTTCAAAGATTTCAAAGCTACTTTTTTAAAGCGCGCAGAATCGGATGTTCATTTCGTTTGCAAGCAAGGCAAACGGGTAAATACCTTGGTGAAAAAAGCTATTGCCACGGGTGAAAGACAAAATCAGACTTTTGAAGTTTTGGCACTTACTCCTAAAAAAACCGGAAAAGAAATTATTGCCAAGTTTGCGCTAACACTTTCCCTCAAATTAAAATCTAAAGACAAAAAAATGCTTCCGAGCTTCGTCGGTTCTATTTCTGACGTTCCAGACGTTGCAAAAAAACACGACCAATATCTTGGAAAATCTAAGAAAGGCTAACTGTTCCAGCTTCGCCTTCATGAAAAAAATGAAAGTTCAAAAAGCAATCGCATTGGATAATGATTTTTTAGAAGCTGGGTTTGAATTGATAAATTAGTCAGTGAACACTCTCCCTATCGACAATCTCCTCCCGGAAATCTTAAAAAAAATACAGCACCACCAAAGCCTTGTTATCCAAGCTTCTCCCGGTTCCGGAAAAACAACCCGCATCCCTCCAGCACTCCTGCACTCTAAGATCCTCCAGGAAAATCAAGAAGTGTGGGTCTTGGTTCCGCGCCGACTGGCTGCAAAATTTGCAGCGCTGCGTGTGGCCCAGGAATTGGGAGAAGAAGTCGGAGAACAGGTGGGCTATCATTTTCGTTTCGAAAAAAGAATAGGCCCCAAAACACGGCTCAAGTTTTTTACCGAAGGCATGCTGCTGCGTTTGCTGGCAGAAGATCCCCTGGCCTTCAAGGCAGGAATCATTATTTTAGACGAATTTCACGAGCGTCATCTCCACACCGATTTGGCGCTTTCTTATTTGGTGCATCTCCAAAAAACAAAAAGACCCGATCTGAAATTATTAATCCTGTCGGCAACACTCGACGAAAAACCACTCCTTTCTTTTCTTCCAAACTCATACTCTCTCAGGCTAGAAACCGCGCTCTATGAGACTCGGCTGACTTATCTCAGTAAAACTTCAGACGAGCCTTTAGATAAATTAATTAAAAAAGCCGTGTTAGAAGCCCTGAAGATTGAACAAGGAAAAGACCTTTTAGTTTTCTTGCCCGGTATGAGTGAAATTCGAAAATGCCAGGAAATTTTAGAGCGCGAAGTAAAATCAGAGCCTCTCGATATTCTTCCCCTGCACGGCGATCTTGCCAAAGAAACGCAGGCGCTTATTTTTGAACCGGGTAAAAGACGTAAAATCATTTTATCTACCAACATCGCTGAAAGTTCTCTCACTTTAGAAAATGTGAATATCGTGATCGACAGTGGCCTCAGGCGTGAGGCCTCTTTTTCCTGGTGGACAGGACTAGCGCAACTTCAAACTAAAAATATCAGTCAGGCCTCCGCCATTCAACGCTGCGGCCGCTCGAGTAGGACCTCAGCGGGTTATTGTTTCAGGCTCTATACCTTAGGGCAATTTCAAGCCTGGCCTGCCTACGATACGGCTGAAATAGAAAAGACAGATCTTTCGCAAAGTATTTTAGAACTTAAAAATTTGGGCCTCCAAAATTTGCATGAACATTTCTGGTTTAAATCCCCTCCAGCCGTGGCCCTTCAGCATGCGACAGAACTTCTTTTTTATCTGGGAGCCCTGAGTGAAAATAATATTTCCAGTGCCTTAACAAGCACAGGACGTCAGATGGCCAGAATTCCACTCTCTCCGCGCCTCAGCCGGCTGATGCTCACTGCGCAAGAAGAAGGAATCACAGAAAAAGCCGCCCTTATTGCGGCCAGCTTGAGTGAAGGTTTTTTAACAGACCTGGATATCTTTTCCATTTTTGAAAGGCGTCTGCCTGAAAATGTCGAAAAGGTGAAAACGAGGATTATCGAAAACGTAAAAATAAAGCCCGAAAAAAATCCAGGTCGGGGTAGAGCCTTCCAGAACACTCCACAGGACATTGCCAAACTTCGCCACTGCCTGCTCTCCGCTTTTCCAGATCATGTCGCTCAAAAGCGAAAAACAAATTCCGAACCGGGTCAAAACATCGCCCTTAATTTCTGCAATGGAGGTTCGGCCTTGGCTCCACGGCATCTACTGACCCAATCCCATGATTTTTTTATTGTACTCGAGGCTCAGGAAAATCGTGATCGGGTACAGGTAAAAAGCCTATGTGTTTTGGAAGAAGAAGATCTGCTCAGCCAGGAAACATGGCTGCACGAAAAAACGATTTTGACTTGGGATACGAAAAGCTTAGGCGTATCTCAAAAATCTGGCTTTTATTATGGGGATCTGATCCTCAATGAACAATGGGGAACCCCCAGCTCAATCCAGGAGGCCCAAAAAATCTTTCTCGAAAAGGTTTTTCAGCTCAGCAAGCCAGAGCAATCTTTGGATATCCACCAGTTTATTGAAAAGGCCTCCCGCTTTGAGGATAAAATTCAATTGGAGAACCTGTTGGGTCGTTTAGAGGTGTTTTTTGATAAAAAAATAAGTACTATATCCTTCAAGGAGTTAGAAAATATTTTAGAAGGAGTTTATCAGCTAAAACAAGTCCAAGACCTTCCGTTTTCAAAACGTCTTATGCATTGGGTTAGCCCTCAGAAACAGCTCGAATTTGATCAAAAAGTGCCACTCTATTGGGAAAAAGATAGGAAAAAGAAGTTCAAGATCCATTATCGCCTGGGACAAGCACCCTATTTAGAGGCCAGGCTGCAGGATTTTTGGGGAATTCAGGAGACTCCCAAAATCAAGCAGGGGGAAATAGCCCTTACCTTGCATTTACTGGCCCCCAACGGACGTCCCCTTCAGGTCACCCAAGATTTGAAAAGTTTTTGGGAGAAGACCTATCCCGATTTAAAAAAACAACTTTCCAGACGTTACCCAAAACATCCTTGGCCTTGATGATTCCTTGACAAAACAGTATTGGACAAGCAAGAGATGAGTCTATACAATGTAAGGAAGTGTTCGTTATTGATGTCGCAGTAGGATGACAAGACATCCCGCCTAGAGATCGAACAAGCACTTAATTTAGAATAAGGAAAGACAATGTCCAAAAAACTCTATGTGGGAAATCTCCCCTATGGAATGGGTGAAGATGCGCTACGCGATTTATTCGCAGCCTATCAACCCAGCTCTGTTTCACTCATCACCGATAAATTCAGCGGCAGATCCAAGGGATTTGCTTTTGTAGAAATCGACAGTGATGAACAAGCCGATCAGGCGATCGAAGCCTTGAACGGTAAAGAAGTTGATGGCCGTGCATTAACG is drawn from Deltaproteobacteria bacterium and contains these coding sequences:
- the hrpB gene encoding ATP-dependent helicase HrpB; amino-acid sequence: MNTLPIDNLLPEILKKIQHHQSLVIQASPGSGKTTRIPPALLHSKILQENQEVWVLVPRRLAAKFAALRVAQELGEEVGEQVGYHFRFEKRIGPKTRLKFFTEGMLLRLLAEDPLAFKAGIIILDEFHERHLHTDLALSYLVHLQKTKRPDLKLLILSATLDEKPLLSFLPNSYSLRLETALYETRLTYLSKTSDEPLDKLIKKAVLEALKIEQGKDLLVFLPGMSEIRKCQEILEREVKSEPLDILPLHGDLAKETQALIFEPGKRRKIILSTNIAESSLTLENVNIVIDSGLRREASFSWWTGLAQLQTKNISQASAIQRCGRSSRTSAGYCFRLYTLGQFQAWPAYDTAEIEKTDLSQSILELKNLGLQNLHEHFWFKSPPAVALQHATELLFYLGALSENNISSALTSTGRQMARIPLSPRLSRLMLTAQEEGITEKAALIAASLSEGFLTDLDIFSIFERRLPENVEKVKTRIIENVKIKPEKNPGRGRAFQNTPQDIAKLRHCLLSAFPDHVAQKRKTNSEPGQNIALNFCNGGSALAPRHLLTQSHDFFIVLEAQENRDRVQVKSLCVLEEEDLLSQETWLHEKTILTWDTKSLGVSQKSGFYYGDLILNEQWGTPSSIQEAQKIFLEKVFQLSKPEQSLDIHQFIEKASRFEDKIQLENLLGRLEVFFDKKISTISFKELENILEGVYQLKQVQDLPFSKRLMHWVSPQKQLEFDQKVPLYWEKDRKKKFKIHYRLGQAPYLEARLQDFWGIQETPKIKQGEIALTLHLLAPNGRPLQVTQDLKSFWEKTYPDLKKQLSRRYPKHPWP
- a CDS encoding ATP-binding protein gives rise to the protein MEYLKRTLNLKKLLQKKSFFLFGPRATGKTTLIKKDLPDARIYNLLDTRLFSRLLKDPGLLEEENRNQNKLIVIDEIQKLPSLLDEVHRLIEEQNKTFLLTGSSARKLKRGAANLLAGRAWQAELFSLTSHEIPDFNLLKYLNCGGLPNVYYSKYPSEELENYVSLYIKEEIQSESLTRNLPAFVSFLDAIALSNGEEINLESFGRDCGVSPITVRNYIQILEDTLIGFSLPGYTKTKKRKATSRIKHYLFDTGVVHTLCRRGKIENKSELFGKAFEQFITQEIRAFLSYSRLKLPLCYWRSLSQFEVDLIVGNELALEIKSSDQIQDKHLKGLRALKEEGLLKKYAIVSLDSEPRKTSDGISIYPWEHFLKSLWKGDIFTS
- a CDS encoding helix-turn-helix domain-containing protein — its product is MESHDNRVLSGYKEIASFLRVSTKTVQRYLRVIPVTRLGRKVIILEADLMGWVQDRKHNKRKTSK
- a CDS encoding type II toxin-antitoxin system RelE/ParE family toxin, whose protein sequence is MPNVEVIFYQEQDGSSPVRKWVNELPNKIRAKARVRIERLAELGHELRRPEADYLRDDIYELRWRVQSVNYRILYFFHGREVVVLAQGLTKEREVPPGDIDLAIKRKKEFSKNPKLHTYIIGD
- a CDS encoding RNA-binding protein translates to MSKKLYVGNLPYGMGEDALRDLFAAYQPSSVSLITDKFSGRSKGFAFVEIDSDEQADQAIEALNGKEVDGRALTVNEARPMAPKGERRGGFGGGGGGGRGGFGGGGGGGGRGGFGGGGKRDGGGRDRW
- a CDS encoding serine/threonine protein kinase, with protein sequence MNKLLQQFSLLKEIKETKFSILYLAEDQNSRKVLIKKIKTPFVYDQDVLDLFKSEFETLSTLKEYPFFIQAYEWIEKDEDKFLVLEYIQGRSLREILDEIKLKQRAAFKAKQLKTLLQQVSSAIHALHHNSYLNLIHSDLNPGNILLSNNNEIKIIDFSRVQMMQNLHGAVDGTFHFIPIYTAPELVKQEQFDSRADLFSLGVIFYELLTGQLPYPARNYTELLIVLETIEITEKQLPKNTDPVLSKILIGCLQKEPDKRFQDITEILKLL
- a CDS encoding VirB3 family type IV secretion system protein produces the protein MKTESADLLFLGLTRPTMFLGVTQSFFVINGLINTILFLALNSFLPLILLLPLLHGLGYIACLTDARIFDLWFTYAK
- a CDS encoding helix-turn-helix transcriptional regulator; translated protein: MAKIKSAVEILKRDFAKDPELEKLYEEEKINFSIALIIRQSREAEGITQAELAERVGTTQSVISRLEDSDYEGHSLTMLDKIARALHRRLSIEMESEDHHRSRFLESDGNPSHL
- a CDS encoding TrbC/VirB2 family protein — translated: MNIQKKNNHIYFAFLLFLLCSVPSFAFAAPAWEGALKTIVDYVTGSTARYIAILAVVGFGFAAFLGRIAWRRALEIVVAIAVVFGAAKIVDMFAGSGGP
- a CDS encoding DUF4442 domain-containing protein; the encoded protein is MSENFMFNTQNIIDTLKIRGFSLLNIPMLFIANPSVIKLNDKECEVSIPLNYLTKNHVGSMYFGVLAMGADLGCGLMATEAIRKSGKNVVLIFKDFKATFLKRAESDVHFVCKQGKRVNTLVKKAIATGERQNQTFEVLALTPKKTGKEIIAKFALTLSLKLKSKDKKMLPSFVGSISDVPDVAKKHDQYLGKSKKG